One Borreliella afzelii genomic window carries:
- a CDS encoding complement regulator-acquiring protein — translation MNNTKLSIFITLGILILFSCKLNYEDIQNKVASFTETKFDELNLQKDAKKQEHQRSTKDLKIPNKDKTNLTDKLFEILERETAIIKRDKLQTEISSQFGLKNSMFELINVYKTDSQTGAKLKEKMNSSLFESQKMRRQFYSSLSYNTTDIFNLAEIINKLYKDPKAHDTIKNISGGIRIQQRFEVALEDLAINMNTLKENALNKNTLEEIYAVIVDLIEIKKEWLNTIETLIKSSNATLELQNNIEKLHDHIQQLYKDKIISLCLKSEQALISLDTLFKWNNN, via the coding sequence TTGAATAATACAAAATTATCAATATTTATAACATTAGGGATACTAATATTGTTCTCTTGTAAGTTAAACTACGAAGATATTCAAAACAAAGTAGCAAGTTTCACAGAAACTAAATTTGATGAATTAAATCTTCAAAAAGATGCAAAAAAACAAGAACATCAAAGATCAACAAAAGACTTAAAAATTCCCAATAAAGACAAAACAAATCTAACTGACAAGCTCTTTGAAATATTAGAAAGAGAAACGGCAATAATAAAAAGAGACAAGCTTCAAACAGAAATATCTAGCCAATTTGGACTAAAAAATAGCATGTTTGAACTAATCAATGTTTACAAAACAGATTCTCAAACTGGAGCAAAACTCAAAGAAAAAATGAACTCAAGCCTATTTGAATCTCAAAAAATGAGAAGACAATTTTATTCATCCCTAAGCTACAACACTACTGACATTTTTAATTTAGCAGAGATTATAAACAAGCTTTACAAGGACCCGAAAGCCCACGACACAATAAAAAATATATCTGGGGGCATACGAATTCAACAAAGATTTGAAGTTGCGCTTGAAGATTTAGCAATTAACATGAATACGCTAAAAGAAAATGCTTTAAATAAAAATACTTTAGAAGAAATTTATGCTGTAATTGTTGATTTAATCGAAATAAAAAAAGAATGGCTAAATACAATAGAAACATTGATTAAAAGTTCAAACGCTACCTTAGAGCTACAAAACAATATAGAAAAGCTACATGACCATATTCAACAACTATATAAAGATAAGATAATTTCTCTTTGCTTGAAATCCGAGCAAGCATTAATTTCCTTGGACACATTATTTAAATGGAATAATA